A portion of the Gigantopelta aegis isolate Gae_Host chromosome 10, Gae_host_genome, whole genome shotgun sequence genome contains these proteins:
- the LOC121383145 gene encoding uncharacterized protein LOC121383145 has product MDSLLCLFVHLALLSTSFGSQITFYGETGETQQCPLDKPCAILVQEYNRNGTMKQEYWTDLCTCGDGAMCSVDWGVDPDKTIRQYLKTNIRDMVLEMKFCRRVQPLAVCSPNQMALSLKGYSLIPRQLNSINCRCPGNAPLHLQKVWYERYMERHQNFVCSIPTCDVPTVNHRVPCLLAFEQLNPRHHETTFVCECPEPFRCILPPSSTRNEITPGFCQRVSY; this is encoded by the exons ATGGATTCATTGCTTTGCCTTTTCGTTCATCTGGCTCTACTGAGCACGAGTTTCGGTTCACAGATAACTTTTTACGGCGAAACAGGG GAAACTCAACAGTGTCCATTAGATAAGCCGTGTGCTATACTGGTTCAGGAATACAATCGAAACGGCACCATGAAACAAGAATACTGGACGGACCTGTGTACATGTGGGGATGGCGCGATGTGCTCTGTGGACTGGGGTGTGGACCCGGACAAAACCATCAGACAGTACCTGAAGACTAATA TTCGAGACATGGTACTGGAAATGAAGTTCTGCCGCCGAGTGCAGCCCCTTGCGGTGTGCAGCCCCAACCAGATGGCGCTCAGTCTGAAAGGGTACTCCCTCATCCCGCGTCAACTCAACAGCATCAACTGCCGTTGCCCGGGAAACGCCCCGCTACACCTCCAGAAAGTCTGGTACGAGAGGTACATGGAACGACACCAGAACTTTGTCTGCAGCATA CCCACATGTGACGTTCCAACCGTCAACCACAGGGTGCCGTGCTTGCTGGCCTTTGAGCAGCTGAACCCGAGACACCACGAGACGACCTTCGTGTGCGAGTGTCCGGAGCCATTCCGGTGTATTCTTCCGCCAAGCTCAACTCGGAATGAGATCACGCCAGGCTTCTGTCAACGGGTTTCGTATTGA